From a single Nicotiana tomentosiformis chromosome 2, ASM39032v3, whole genome shotgun sequence genomic region:
- the LOC104118514 gene encoding protein DETOXIFICATION 21-like, translated as MAADISEKLLSDKEVKLKDKLWDETKKMWVIAAPAMFTKFSTFGVTVISHSFVGHIGSNELAAYALVSTVLLRFGNGILLGMASGLETLCGQSYGAKQYHMLGLYLQRSWIVLTVTTTLLLPLYIFTTPILIALGQKEEIAKEAGLISLWLIPVTYSFVASYTCQMFLQAQSKNKIITYLAACTLAIHVSLSWLLTVKFKFGITGAMISTILAYWLPNVGQLMFVICGGCKETWKGFSSLAFKDLWPVLKLSLSSGAMLCLEFWYNSILVLLTGNLKNAMVQIDALSICLNINGWEMMISLGFLAAACVRVSNELGRGSAKAAKFSILITATTSFVIGFILFLFFLFLRGRLAYLFTDSQDVAKEVELLSPLLAFSILMNSVQPVLSGVAVGAGWQSIVAYVNIGCYYLVGIPVGVVLGYVFKLQVKGVWVGMIFGTLVQTIVLLIITLKTDWDKQVLLAQQRVKRWLVEAETNADSQTA; from the exons ATGGCAGCTGATATCAGTGAGAAGTTGTTAAGTGATAAGGAAGTGAAGCTCAAGGACAAATTATGGGACGAGACGAAGAAAATGTGGGTGATTGCTGCTCCGGCCATGTTTACAAAATTTTCGACGTTTGGAGTAACTGTTATTAGCCACTCCTTTGTTGGTCATATTGGATCTAATGAACTTGCTGCTTATGCTTTAGTCAGTACTGTCCTCCTCAGATTTGGCAATGGCATTCTG TTGGGAATGGCAAGTGGATTAGAAACTTTATGTGGACAATCCTATGGTGCTAAACAATATCATATGCTTGGATTATATCTCCAAAGATCTTGGATTGTATTAACCGTAACCACGACTCTTCTTTTACCACTCTATATCTTCACCACACCGATACTAATAGCTTTAGGCCAGAAAGAAGAGATAGCTAAAGAGGCCGGACTCATTTCTTTATGGTTAATACCAGTGACTTATTCTTTTGTTGCATCATATACATGCCAAATGTTCTTACAAGCGCAGAGTAAGAATAAGATTATTACATACTTGGCAGCTTGTACCTTAGCGATCCATGTTTCCCTCTCCTGGCTTTTAACCGTGAAGTTTAAGTTTGGAATTACTGGTGCTATGATATCTACAATTTTGGCATACTGGCTACCTAATGTTGGTCAGCTAATGTTTGTAATATGTGGAGGATGTAAAGAAACTTGGAAAGGTTTTTCATCTTTGGCTTTTAAGGATCTTTGGCCAGTACTCAAACTCTCTTTGTCTTCGGGTGCCATGCTTTG CCTTGAATTCTGGTACAACAGTATACTAGTTCTTCTTACAGGAAACTTGAAAAATGCTATGGTTCAGATTGATGCTCTTTCTATATG CCTTAACATCAATGGTTGGGAAATGATGATATCTCTTGGTTTCTTAGCTGCAGCATG TGTACGAGTGTCAAATGAGTTGGGAAGAGGGAGCGCGAAAGCAGCAAAATTTTCAATCTTGATCACAGCAACAACATCATTTGTTATTGGTTTCATTCTATTTCTATTCTTTCTCTTCTTGCGTGGACGTCTAGCTTACTTATTCACGGACAGTCAAGACGTGGCTAAAGAAGTCGAACTATTGTCTCCTCTATTAGCATTTTCCATACTAATGAACAGTGTTCAACCAGTTCTTTCTG GTGTTGCTGTTGGAGCTGGTTGGCAAAGTATTGTAGCCTATGTTAACATAGGCTGCTATTATTTGGTTGGAATTCCAGTTGGAGTTGTGCTTGGTTATGTTTTCAAACTGCAAGTTAAA GGTGTTTGGGTTGGAATGATTTTTGGTACACTGGTCCAGACTATTGTACTACTTATAATCACTTTGAAAACTGATTGGGACAAACAG GTTTTACTTGCTCAGCAAAGGGTGAAGAGGTGGCTTGTAGAAGCTGAAACTAATGCTGATTCACAAACTGCTTGA